In the genome of Pontibacter actiniarum, the window CAGCTCCAGGGCATCCTTTATTTCTGATTTTGGGATAGAGCGCATGTGCGCACAGTGCGTCAGGTACTCGTCCACGGTCAGCTCCAGATGCAAAGGCGCTTTTTGCGGCAGGAAGCCGATCAGTTTTTTGGCCTCCACCGGGTTCTCCCGTACGTTAATGTTATCAATGTACACTTCTCCCTGTGTTTGGTTAATTACTCCGCAGAGTATGTTCATCGTTGTGGATTTGCCTGCCCCGTTGGAGCCTAGCAGGCCAAGTATCCCCCTGTTCTGAATACTGAAACTAATATCTTTAACTGCCCAGTCCTTGCTGTATCGGTGCGACAGGTTCTGAATTCTTGCGATAGTATCTTCCATCTGAATTGTTTTATGATGCGCGTTTTATGGGTTAATTTCTTTTTCTTCTGATCAGGGTAAGGGCACCGAAGGTACCCAGCGAGACGGGCAGCAGTGCCAAGAAAATCAGCTGCAGCCAGGATAGCTGCGCCTGTGTTACCAATATTTTGTTGTCAATTGCCTGCGGGCGGCTTGTATCAACAGGAAACTCACCGTTGCTAAACCACTTGAAGGTGTTGATGGTAAATTCAAAATTCTTAGTGCGGAGGTTGTACCTGCCTAGCTCGCCGTTACTCATAAAGTCTGCATCGCCCAGCACCATGACCTTCTGCTCTTTTCCAGCTATCTGCCTGGTAAGCGCCAGGGCAACAGGTGCCGTCAGCCGTTTGTCTACACCCGGCCTGAATGCTACGGAGTCTGTTTCCAGGTTGAACGGTTCGGTTTTGTTCCAGGCACGCTGCTTGTCTGTGACCAGTACCGGCGTTGCGTTGAAACCTCCCGTAGGTGTGTAACAGAGCACCACTGCACCAGGCAGGCTCACCACGTCTTTACTTGTAATGCCAGAAGTAAACGCTGTCGCCTTGGGCGAAACATGCGCCTGTACCAGGTCCAGGTCCAGCTCCTTTGATTCGTGGAGCAACTTTCCGTACTCAAAGCGCACGCCCAGTTTTGCTGCCAATGGGTTGAGTAGGCTTTGCTTGCCCGGCTCAGCGGCCAACAGCAGGTTACCGCCTGTGTCAAGGTAGGCTGCCAGTTGCTCTATTTGCTCCGCCGTGTAAGCCTCAATCGGGTCGGCCACTACCAACGCGGCAAGGTTCTGCGGCAAGCCGGCAGAATCGGCCAGGCTGATTGTTTCCACCTTAAAGCCCTGGTTAATTAAAGAGCCGCGCGAGGAAAGTGCGTTGGTAACTTCTTTGTAGTCCCGGTCGCCTTTTTTCAGTATGCTACGTTCCTCGTTTCCCGTCAATACGCCCACCACCGGGGCGTCTACCATCAGTCGCTTCAGGGCGGCAGATATCTCGGCTTCCTGTGGGTAGGTCAGCATATCAAAGAACATGCGCAGGGGCGTTCGCCTGCCGTTGTACTCTACCATGCGCACAAAAAGATTCTGCTCCGGCACTAGATTTATCTGCTTTCGGATCTCCTCGGGCGCCAGCACCCGATCAAAGTCAAACCCAAAGGCCAGTGCGTATTTATGCGCCTGTTCCGGCAGTGTCTTGCCTGAAAAATCACGGGCCGAATAAGTCGAGTCATAGTAGGATATGTAGTTCATCTCCAGGTCCGGCAGAAAGCGCGTATACTGGTCG includes:
- a CDS encoding DUF4350 domain-containing protein encodes the protein MKKIRRIARLELSLLFYSPIAWILLIIFIIQCGITFTGLIEAREATQQLGNPLNNLTILVFGGSEGFFSTVQHKLYLYIPLLTMGLMSREISSGSIKLLLSSPVTNREIILGKFAAMLAYGLLLVLVLLGILVAGLFSIDALDVKFVLGGILGLYLLMCAYSAIGLFMSSLTSYQVVAAISTLALFALLSFIGTVGQSTDFVRDITYWISIDGRADNFINGLVSSKDIIYFLLVIFLFLTLTIMRLNSGRETSSPMILGGRYGLLVASVLAIGYFSSLPQFTGYYDTTRFKERTLTENSKELLKQLDKPVKITTYVNVINGFAHLGSPKFRIFDLKQFDQYTRFLPDLEMNYISYYDSTYSARDFSGKTLPEQAHKYALAFGFDFDRVLAPEEIRKQINLVPEQNLFVRMVEYNGRRTPLRMFFDMLTYPQEAEISAALKRLMVDAPVVGVLTGNEERSILKKGDRDYKEVTNALSSRGSLINQGFKVETISLADSAGLPQNLAALVVADPIEAYTAEQIEQLAAYLDTGGNLLLAAEPGKQSLLNPLAAKLGVRFEYGKLLHESKELDLDLVQAHVSPKATAFTSGITSKDVVSLPGAVVLCYTPTGGFNATPVLVTDKQRAWNKTEPFNLETDSVAFRPGVDKRLTAPVALALTRQIAGKEQKVMVLGDADFMSNGELGRYNLRTKNFEFTINTFKWFSNGEFPVDTSRPQAIDNKILVTQAQLSWLQLIFLALLPVSLGTFGALTLIRRKRN